In Sebastes fasciatus isolate fSebFas1 chromosome 15, fSebFas1.pri, whole genome shotgun sequence, a genomic segment contains:
- the LOC141783117 gene encoding alcohol dehydrogenase 1-like isoform X2: MATAGKIIKCKAAVAWEPNQPLVIEDIEVAPPQEDEVRIKIVATAVCHTDLYQLFENTQKDNFPVVLGHEGAGIVESVGPGVTEYQPGDKVIPLTIGQCRECRFCKSPKTNQCDKGWLPPVSRFTCKGKKVLQFVGTSTFSEYTVVNQLAVAKIDPAAPLDKVCLIGCGICTGYGAAVNNAKVEPGSTCAVFGLGAVGLAAVMGCKDAGAKRIIAVDTNPEKFEKAKEFGATEFVNPKDHSKPISEVLSDMTDGGVDFSLECVGNVEVMRSALESCVKGWGVSVIVGWTELEDFSARPVQLIAGRTWKGSVFGGYKGRDAVPQMVKAYLDKKLKVDEFITHNMTLDQVNDAIELMKHGKCIRTVLNVSPQ; the protein is encoded by the exons ATGGCCACAGCTGGTAAG ATCATTAAGTGCAAGGCAGCAGTGGCCTGGGAGCCCAACCAGCCTTTGGTGATTGAGGACATTGAGGTAGCCCCGCCCCAGGAGGACGAGGTCCGCATCAAG ATTGTGGCGACTGCGGTGTGCCACACGGACCTGTACCAGCTGTTTGAGAACACTCAAAAAGACAACTTCCCAGTAGTCCTTGGACACGAGGGAGCCGGCATTGTAGAGAGCGTCGGGCCTGGAGTCACTGAATACCAGCCAG gAGACAAGGTCATCCCTCTGACCATCGGCCAGTGTAGAGAATGTCGCTTCTGTAAGAGTCCAAAGACGAACCAATGTGACAAAGGATG GTTACCCCCAGTATCCAGGTTTACCTGTAAGGGGAAGAAGGTGCTCCAGTTTGTAGGAACCAGTACCTTCTCTGAGTACACTGTGGTTAACCAGTTGGCTGTGGCTAAGATCGACCCCGCTGCCCCTCTGGACAAAGTCTGTCTCATTGGCTGTGGGATCTGCACAGGATATGGAGCAGCAGTTAATAATGctaag GTGGAACCGGGTTCCACATGTGCTGTGTTCGGCCTTGGAGCTGTGGGTTTGGCTGCAGTCATGGGCTGTAAGGATGCAGGAGCCAAGAGGATTATCGCTGTTGACACCAATCCAGAGAAGTTTGAGAAAGCCAAGGAGTTCGGCGCGACAGAATTCGTGAACCCCAAGGATCACAGTAAACCCATCAGCGAAGTGCTGTCTGACATGACTGACGGAGGAGTGGACTTCTCCCTGGAATGTGTCGGGAATGTGGAAGTCATG CGCAGTGCCTTGGAGTCTTGTGTGAAAGGTTGGGGCGTCAGCGTGATTGTCGGCTGGACAGAATTGGAAGACTTTTCTGCTCGACCCGTTCAGCTCATCGCTGGACGCACATGGAAGGGCTCTGTGTTTGGAG GATATAAGGGTAGGGATGCCGTGCCTCAGATGGTTAAAGCCTACCTGGACAAGAAGTTGAAGGTGGACGAGTTCATCACTCACAACATGACTTTGGACCAGGTCAATGATGCCATTGAACTGATGAAGCATGGGAAATG CATCCGGACGGTCCTGAATGTTTCTCCACAATAA
- the LOC141783117 gene encoding alcohol dehydrogenase 1-like isoform X3, whose protein sequence is MATAGKIIKCKAAVAWEPNQPLVIEDIEVAPPQEDEVRIKIVATAVCHTDLYQLFENTQKDNFPVVLGHEGAGIVESVGPGVTEYQPGDKVIPLTIGQCRECRFCKSPKTNQCDKGWLPPVSRFTCKGKKVLQFVGTSTFSEYTVVNQLAVAKIDPAAPLDKVCLIGCGICTGYGAAVNNAKVEPGSTCAVFGLGAVGLAAVMGCKDAGAKRIIAVDTNPEKFEKAKEFGATEFVNPKDHSKPISEVLSDMTDGGVDFSLECVGNVEVMRSALESCVKGWGVSVIVGWTELEDFSARPVQLIAGRTWKGSVFGGFKGRDGVPQMVKAYLDKKVKLDEFITHNMTLDQVNDAIELMKRGECIRTVLNVSPQ, encoded by the exons ATGGCCACAGCTGGTAAG ATCATTAAGTGCAAGGCAGCAGTGGCCTGGGAGCCCAACCAGCCTTTGGTGATTGAGGACATTGAGGTAGCCCCGCCCCAGGAGGACGAGGTCCGCATCAAG ATTGTGGCGACTGCGGTGTGCCACACGGACCTGTACCAGCTGTTTGAGAACACTCAAAAAGACAACTTCCCAGTAGTCCTTGGACACGAGGGAGCCGGCATTGTAGAGAGCGTCGGGCCTGGAGTCACTGAATACCAGCCAG gAGACAAGGTCATCCCTCTGACCATCGGCCAGTGTAGAGAATGTCGCTTCTGTAAGAGTCCAAAGACGAACCAATGTGACAAAGGATG GTTACCCCCAGTATCCAGGTTTACCTGTAAGGGGAAGAAGGTGCTCCAGTTTGTAGGAACCAGTACCTTCTCTGAGTACACTGTGGTTAACCAGTTGGCTGTGGCTAAGATCGACCCCGCTGCCCCTCTGGACAAAGTCTGTCTCATTGGCTGTGGGATCTGCACAGGATATGGAGCAGCAGTTAATAATGctaag GTGGAACCGGGTTCCACATGTGCTGTGTTCGGCCTTGGAGCTGTGGGTTTGGCTGCAGTCATGGGCTGTAAGGATGCAGGAGCCAAGAGGATTATCGCTGTTGACACCAATCCAGAGAAGTTTGAGAAAGCCAAGGAGTTCGGCGCGACAGAATTCGTGAACCCCAAGGATCACAGTAAACCCATCAGCGAAGTGCTGTCTGACATGACTGACGGAGGAGTGGACTTCTCCCTGGAATGTGTCGGGAATGTGGAAGTCATG CGCAGTGCCTTGGAGTCTTGTGTGAAAGGTTGGGGCGTCAGCGTGATTGTCGGCTGGACAGAATTGGAAGACTTTTCTGCTCGACCCGTTCAGCTCATCGCTGGACGCACATGGAAGGGCTCTGTGTTTGGAG GCTTTAAGGGTAGGGATGGCGTGCCTCAGATGGTTAAAGCCTATCTGGACAAGAAGGTGAAGCTGGATGAATTCATCACTCACAACATGACTTTGGACCAGGTCAATGATGCCATTGAGCTGATGAAGCGTGGTGAATG CATCCGGACGGTCCTGAATGTTTCTCCACAATAA
- the LOC141783117 gene encoding alcohol dehydrogenase 1-like isoform X1, protein MATAGKIIKCKAAVAWEPNQPLVIEDIEVAPPQEDEVRIKIVATAVCHTDLYQLFENTQKDNFPVVLGHEGAGIVESVGPGVTEYQPGDKVIPLTIGQCRECRFCKSPKTNQCDKGWLPPVSRFTCKGKKVLQFVGTSTFSEYTVVNQLAVAKIDPAAPLDKVCLIGCGICTGYGAAVNNAKVEPGSTCAVFGLGAVGLAAVMGCKDAGAKRIIAVDTNPEKFEKAKEFGATEFVNPKDHSKPISEVLSDMTDGGVDFSLECVGNVEVMRSALESCVKGWGVSVIVGWTELEDFSARPVQLIAGRTWKGSVFGGYKGRDAVPQMVKAYLDKKLKVDEFITHNMTLDQVNDAIELMKHGKCIRTVLNVSPK, encoded by the exons ATGGCCACAGCTGGTAAG ATCATTAAGTGCAAGGCAGCAGTGGCCTGGGAGCCCAACCAGCCTTTGGTGATTGAGGACATTGAGGTAGCCCCGCCCCAGGAGGACGAGGTCCGCATCAAG ATTGTGGCGACTGCGGTGTGCCACACGGACCTGTACCAGCTGTTTGAGAACACTCAAAAAGACAACTTCCCAGTAGTCCTTGGACACGAGGGAGCCGGCATTGTAGAGAGCGTCGGGCCTGGAGTCACTGAATACCAGCCAG gAGACAAGGTCATCCCTCTGACCATCGGCCAGTGTAGAGAATGTCGCTTCTGTAAGAGTCCAAAGACGAACCAATGTGACAAAGGATG GTTACCCCCAGTATCCAGGTTTACCTGTAAGGGGAAGAAGGTGCTCCAGTTTGTAGGAACCAGTACCTTCTCTGAGTACACTGTGGTTAACCAGTTGGCTGTGGCTAAGATCGACCCCGCTGCCCCTCTGGACAAAGTCTGTCTCATTGGCTGTGGGATCTGCACAGGATATGGAGCAGCAGTTAATAATGctaag GTGGAACCGGGTTCCACATGTGCTGTGTTCGGCCTTGGAGCTGTGGGTTTGGCTGCAGTCATGGGCTGTAAGGATGCAGGAGCCAAGAGGATTATCGCTGTTGACACCAATCCAGAGAAGTTTGAGAAAGCCAAGGAGTTCGGCGCGACAGAATTCGTGAACCCCAAGGATCACAGTAAACCCATCAGCGAAGTGCTGTCTGACATGACTGACGGAGGAGTGGACTTCTCCCTGGAATGTGTCGGGAATGTGGAAGTCATG CGCAGTGCCTTGGAGTCTTGTGTGAAAGGTTGGGGCGTCAGCGTGATTGTCGGCTGGACAGAATTGGAAGACTTTTCTGCTCGACCCGTTCAGCTCATCGCTGGACGCACATGGAAGGGCTCTGTGTTTGGAG GATATAAGGGTAGGGATGCCGTGCCTCAGATGGTTAAAGCCTACCTGGACAAGAAGTTGAAGGTGGACGAGTTCATCACTCACAACATGACTTTGGACCAGGTCAATGATGCCATTGAACTGATGAAGCATGGGAAATG caTCCGGACGGTCCTGAATGTCTCTCCAAAATAA
- the LOC141783116 gene encoding alcohol dehydrogenase 1-like → MATAGKVIKCKAAVAWEPNQPLVIEDIEVAPPQENEVRIKIVATAVCHSDLHHLLERMDKDGFPVVVGHEAAGIVESVGPGVTEYQPGDSVIPLFFPQCRECRFCKSPKTHQCEKIMDPDRLKVSEKSRLTCKGKKLLQFMGTSTFSEYTVVNQISVAKIDPAAPLDKVCLLGCGICTGYGAAVNTAKVEPGSTCAVFGLGAVGMAALMGCKAAGAKRIIAVDINPEKFEKAKVFGATEFVNPKDHSKPINQVLSDMTGGGVDFSLECVGSVTVMRSALESCVMGWGVSVLVGWSTMYDVATRPIQLMSGRTWTGSTFGGFKGRDDVPQMVKAYMDKKLMVDEFITHNMTLDQVNDAIELMKHGKCIRTVLHVSPQ, encoded by the exons ATGGCCACAGCTGGTAAG GTCATCAAATGCAAGGCAGCAGTGGCCTGGGAGCCCAACCAGCCTTTGGTGATTGAGGACATCGAGGTAGCCCCGCCCCAGGAGAATGAGGTCCGCATCAAG ATTGTGGCGACTGCTGTGTGCCATTCGGACCTGCACCACCTTTTGGAGAGAATGGATAAAGACGGCTTCCCAGTAGTCGTCGGCCACGAGGCAGCCGGCATCGTAGAGAGCGTCGGGCCTGGAGTCACTGAATATCAGCCAG gagACAGTGTTATCCCTCTGTTCTTCCCCCAGTGTAGAGAATGTCGCTTCTGTAAGAGCCCGAAGACACACCAGTGTGAAAAAATAAT GGACCCTGATCGTCTCAAAGTGTCAGAAAAATCCAGGCTCACCTGTAAGGGGAAGAAGTTGCTGCAGTTTATGGGAACCAGTACCTTCTCTGAGTACACTGTGGTTAACCAGATTTCTGTGGCTAAGATCGACCCCGCTGCACCTCTGGACAAAGTCTGTCTCCTTGGGTGTGGGATCTGCACAGGATATGGAGCAGCGGTTAACACTGCTAAG GTGGAACCGGGCTCCACATGTGCTGTGTTCGGCCTTGGAGCTGTGGGTATGGCTGCACTCATGGGCTGCAAGGCTGCAGGAGCCAAGAGGATTATCGCTGTTGACATCAATCCAGAGAAGTTTGAGAAGGCCAAGGTGTTCGGTGCGACGGAATTCGTGAACCCCAAGGATCACAGTAAACCCATCAACCAGGTGCTGTCTGACATGACCGGAGGCGGAGTGGACTTCTCCCTGGAATGTGTCGGGAGTGTGACAGTCATG CGCAGTGCCTTGGAGTCCTGTGTGATGGGTTGGGGTGTCAGTGTGCTGGTTGGCTGGTCAACAATGTACGACGTTGCTACCCGACCCATTCAGCTCATGAGTGGACGCACATGGACGGGCTCAACGTTTGGAG GCTTTAAGGGTAGGGATGACGTGCCTCAGATGGTTAAAGCCTACATGGACAAGAAGTTGATGGTGGACGAGTTCATCACTCACAACATGACTTTGGACCAGGTCAATGATGCCATTGAGCTAATGAAGCATGGAAAATG CATCCGGACGGTCCTGCATGTTTCTCCACAATAA